Proteins found in one Pectinophora gossypiella unplaced genomic scaffold, ilPecGoss1.1 Pgos_70, whole genome shotgun sequence genomic segment:
- the LOC126381637 gene encoding uncharacterized protein LOC126381637 isoform X2: MTNNSQSRSNGNYKASWNFGRPNVNGRSQWRQSYQSQNEPASSATTSRNTTAMFGAMESAKLISSEYDDSGDGGNMQNQADNFDVRKNECMERNVKMTSSFLNESEICVSDVSTNKIEVMKNEIIARKPEKNIELCGKQINALIDSGSDMNLIRDDFCSTICVEKYDENITMRGLGDSCVRSLGLIKIDFCVDDRKYYQVTFHIVPKECMPYKLIIGQEFLKTVVMVMKEGSVWLFPKDEEWLTNVNCFPCTVDLLGTVSDPVLKQEVIKLVENYQPKQTKEVPVELKIILKDDIPVAQRPRRVSVKEQEEVDKQIEQWLKDGIIKRTKKRRFSV, encoded by the exons ATGACGAATAACAGCCAATCGCGAAGCAACGGAAATTATAAGGCATCATGGAATTTCGGAAGACCGAATGTGAACGGAAGATCGCAGTGGCGCCAATCTTATCAATCTCAGAATGAACCAGCGTCAAGTGCGACAACTTCAAGAAATACAACGGCGATGTTCGGAGCGATGGAATCGGCGAAACTCATTTCAAGCGAATACGATGACAGCGGTGATGGCGGCAATATGCAAAATCAAGCTGACAACTTTGACGTTAGAAAGAATGAATGTATGGAGCGGAATGTCAAGATGACGTCTTCATTTTTGAACGAGAGCGAGATATGCGTATCCGATGTTTCAACAAACAAGATTGAGGTTATGAAAAACGAAATTATTGCGCGTAAgccggaaaaaaatattgaactgTGCGGTAAACAAATAAATGCATTAATCGATTCGGGTAGTGACATGAACTTGATACGTGATGACTTTTGTTCAACGATTTGTGTGGAGAAATACGACGAAAACATAACAATGCGTGGACTTGGCGATTCGTGTGTAAGATCTTTGGGACTTATTAAGATAGATTTCTGTGTAGATGATCGTAAATATTATCAAGTGACCTTTCATATTGTTCCAAAAGAGTGTATGCCATATAAATTGATAATTGGTCAAGAATTTTTGAAAACTGTAGTAATGGTTATGAAAGAAGGATCAGTGTGGTTATTTCCGAAAGACGAAGAGTGGTTGACGAATGTTAATTGTTTTCCTTGCACTGTTGATCTATTAGGTACCGTCAGCGATCCAGTTCTGAAACAAGAAGTTATCAAGTTAGTAGAAAATTACCAGCCAAAGCAGACTAAAGAAGTACCAGTGGAATTGAAGATCATTCTCAAGGACGACATACCTGTGGCACAGCGACCGCGGCGTGTTTCTGTTAAGGAGCAAGAAGAAGTCGACAAGCAGATAGAACAGTGGTTGAAAGACGGAATTATAAAG AGAACGAAGAAGAGGCGGTTCAGCGTTTAA
- the LOC126381637 gene encoding uncharacterized protein LOC126381637 isoform X1 encodes MTNNSQSRSNGNYKASWNFGRPNVNGRSQWRQSYQSQNEPASSATTSRNTTAMFGAMESAKLISSEYDDSGDGGNMQNQADNFDVRKNECMERNVKMTSSFLNESEICVSDVSTNKIEVMKNEIIARKPEKNIELCGKQINALIDSGSDMNLIRDDFCSTICVEKYDENITMRGLGDSCVRSLGLIKIDFCVDDRKYYQVTFHIVPKECMPYKLIIGQEFLKTVVMVMKEGSVWLFPKDEEWLTNVNCFPCTVDLLGTVSDPVLKQEVIKLVENYQPKQTKEVPVELKIILKDDIPVAQRPRRVSVKEQEEVDKQIEQWLKDGIIKQRTKKRRFSV; translated from the exons ATGACGAATAACAGCCAATCGCGAAGCAACGGAAATTATAAGGCATCATGGAATTTCGGAAGACCGAATGTGAACGGAAGATCGCAGTGGCGCCAATCTTATCAATCTCAGAATGAACCAGCGTCAAGTGCGACAACTTCAAGAAATACAACGGCGATGTTCGGAGCGATGGAATCGGCGAAACTCATTTCAAGCGAATACGATGACAGCGGTGATGGCGGCAATATGCAAAATCAAGCTGACAACTTTGACGTTAGAAAGAATGAATGTATGGAGCGGAATGTCAAGATGACGTCTTCATTTTTGAACGAGAGCGAGATATGCGTATCCGATGTTTCAACAAACAAGATTGAGGTTATGAAAAACGAAATTATTGCGCGTAAgccggaaaaaaatattgaactgTGCGGTAAACAAATAAATGCATTAATCGATTCGGGTAGTGACATGAACTTGATACGTGATGACTTTTGTTCAACGATTTGTGTGGAGAAATACGACGAAAACATAACAATGCGTGGACTTGGCGATTCGTGTGTAAGATCTTTGGGACTTATTAAGATAGATTTCTGTGTAGATGATCGTAAATATTATCAAGTGACCTTTCATATTGTTCCAAAAGAGTGTATGCCATATAAATTGATAATTGGTCAAGAATTTTTGAAAACTGTAGTAATGGTTATGAAAGAAGGATCAGTGTGGTTATTTCCGAAAGACGAAGAGTGGTTGACGAATGTTAATTGTTTTCCTTGCACTGTTGATCTATTAGGTACCGTCAGCGATCCAGTTCTGAAACAAGAAGTTATCAAGTTAGTAGAAAATTACCAGCCAAAGCAGACTAAAGAAGTACCAGTGGAATTGAAGATCATTCTCAAGGACGACATACCTGTGGCACAGCGACCGCGGCGTGTTTCTGTTAAGGAGCAAGAAGAAGTCGACAAGCAGATAGAACAGTGGTTGAAAGACGGAATTATAAAG CAGAGAACGAAGAAGAGGCGGTTCAGCGTTTAA